One Anolis carolinensis isolate JA03-04 chromosome 4, rAnoCar3.1.pri, whole genome shotgun sequence DNA window includes the following coding sequences:
- the LOC103281602 gene encoding zinc finger protein 420 — translation MEEKASKCLECGKSFAHSSGLRAHQRTHTGEKPYECLECGKSFNQKGNLNKHQRIHTGEKPHECLECGKSFIMRGDLRKHQRIHSGEKPYKCLDCGQSFTGSGNLRSHQRTHTGEKPYQCLECGKSFTQSGNLRNHQRIHSGEKSYECLECGKSFTQKGSLHSHQKTHSGEKTYVCPECGQSFTQQPGLRSHLRTHTGEKPYRCLDCGKGFIRSEHLRNHQRIHTGEKPYECLECGKGFAQNGDLLSHQRIHTGEKPYKCLECGQSFTHSSTLHKHQKTHTGEKPYKCLECGQSFTHSSTLHTHQMTHTGEKPFKCLECGQSFARSSNLRSHQTTHTGEKPYECLECGKKFIDRSNLHRHQRTHTGEKPYTCPECGQSFTRSSGLHKHQMTHTGEQPYECLECGKKFIDRSNLHRHQRTHTGEKPYTCLECGKSFTSGGSLQIHQRTHTGEKPYKCLECGKSFTQSGDLCRHQRKHTGEKPFKCLECGRCFIDSGLLRKHQRTHIGEKP, via the coding sequence ATGGAGGAAAAAGCAtctaaatgcctggagtgtggaaagagttttgcTCACAGTTCAGGTCTACgtgcacatcaaaggactcacactggggagaaaccctatgaatgcctggagtgtggaaagagcttcaatcaGAAGGGAAATCTAaataaacatcaaaggattcacactggggagaaaccccatgaatgcctggagtgtggaaagagcttcattatGAGAGGAGACCttcgtaaacatcaaaggattcattcaggggaaaaaccctataaatgcctggactgtggacagagcttcactgggagtggaaatctacgttcacatcaaagaactcacactggggagaaaccctatcaatgcctggagtgtggaaagagcttcactcaaagTGGAAATCTACGTaaccatcaaaggattcacagtgGGGAGAAATcctatgaatgcctggagtgtggaaagagcttcactcagaagggaagtttacattcacatcaaaagactcacagtGGGGAGAAAACCTATGTTTGcccggagtgtggacagagcttcactcagcagccaggtctacgttcacatctgaggactcacactggggagaaaccctatagaTGCCTGGattgtggaaagggcttcattcGTAGTGAGCATCTACGTAACCATCAAAGgattcatactggggagaaaccctatgaatgcctggagtgtggaaagggctttgCTCAAAATGGAGACTTACTTtcgcatcaaaggattcacactggggagaaaccctataaatgtcttgagtgtggacagagcttcactcatagttcaactCTACATAaacatcaaaagactcacactggggagaaaccctataaatgccttgagtgtggacagagtttcactcatagttcaactctacatacacatcaaatgactcacactggggagaaaccctttaaatgcctggaatgtggacagagcttcgctcgtagttcaaatctacgttcacatcaaactactcacactggggagaaaccctatgagtgcttggagtgtgggaagaagTTCATTGACAGGTCAAATCTACATaggcatcaaaggactcacactggagagaaaccctacacATGCCcagagtgtggacagagttttaCTCGTAGTTCAGGTCTACATAAACATCAgatgactcacactggggagcaACCTTatgaatgcttggagtgtgggaagaagTTCATTGACAGGTCAAATCTACATaggcatcaaaggactcacactggagagaaaccctacacatgcttggagtgtggaaagagcttcacttctGGTGGAAGTCTACAAATAcaccaaaggactcacactggggagaaaccctataaatgcctggagtgtgggaagagcttcactcAAAGTGGAGACCTTTGTAgacatcaaaggaagcacactggggagaaaccctttaaatgcctggagtgtggacggTGCTTCATTGATAGTGGACtcctacgtaaacatcaaaggactcacattggAGAGAAACCCTAA